From Tripterygium wilfordii isolate XIE 37 chromosome 16, ASM1340144v1, whole genome shotgun sequence, one genomic window encodes:
- the LOC119981444 gene encoding uncharacterized protein LOC119981444 isoform X2 has translation MALISKRLYWKKTARRSSGSTRRRLLQIDHSVEARIERLKKDVAEIGEEQRCIREGQREVKKKIETIRSNCAQLRRETQLMCMQSTIFNHKLNIMLQIMHARKRGDVDKAQKLTQFLFDDRFS, from the exons ATGGCCCTAATTAGTAAGAGATTATACTGGAAAAAGACTGCAAGAAGGTCTTCTGGTTCCACGCGAAGGAGACTTCTGCAG attgatCATAGCGTGGAAGCGAGAATAGAAAGGTTGAAGAAGGATGTGGCGGAGATCGGGGAGGAACAAAGATGCATAAGAGAAGGGCaaagggaagtgaaaaagaAGATTGAAACAATCAGAAGTAATTGTGCACAACTTAGGAGAGAAACTCAGCTAATGTGCATGCAAAGCACCATCTTCAACCATAAACTCAATATTATGCTTCAAATCATGCATGCAAGAAAACGTGGTGACGTCGATAAAGCGCAGAAGCTAACTCAGTTCCTCTTCGATGATCGTTTCTCTTAA
- the LOC119980867 gene encoding receptor-like protein EIX1 — translation MIEETNAHPQGHPPSKYLILVNGPSTNSISSSYKFNCLSVILCNLEQHLSNMETTTSVYFIATCVLLSISTSCLQVDGGKDIEREALLAFKEGLTDPSGRLSFWVGADCCNWRGIGCDNQTGQVNKLDLRNPFQFINGGVADPDAYKRSCLGGKIDASLLRLRDLNHLDLSLNDFEGTQIPEFLGKLRNLRYLNISFASFGGEVPSHLGNLSSLQELDLYADSYGSAGTWELHAENLQWLTGLSSLKVLNLGFVKLNDIGADWLQAVNMLPSLEELNLHWCELQGGLPLSLSVINFTSLSVLDLSENSFNSLMPQWFFNLTSLTELHLRWNFFNGPIPADFAKLESLEVVDLADNLYLEGQIPGLFGHLRKLKVLDLSGNNFGGETDEFFGGFSGSLNNSLVSLDLSSNSLGGILPDSIGVLKNLQHLLLSSNSFWGSLPESIRGLSSLEKLDLSFNKMDGTIPESFGELVELDEANLIANSWEGVVQESHLMNLRRLETFLLTTDSKRPLVFNVSSKWVPPFRLKSIKLENCLVGPVFPMWLQIQTGLTSVTLRNVGISDTIPAQWFSKLSPQITYLVLSNNQIKGMLPHQLQSPNLNFIDLSSNQFEGPLPLWSTNATRISLQENLFSGPIPQNIEELMPRLEYLCLSSNHLNGTIPSSMCNMTSLQVLSLRSNHFSGDLPNCWYQQQMLWGIDLSKNSLTGKIPSSFALLASLSVLMLADNNLEGEITPLQNRSGLTSIDLRGNKFSGSLPLWIGEKQSLFMLRLQSNLFSGPIPDELCNPPNLHIIDFSHNKLSGGIPKCTGNIHALVYGNNSETFERLVRVVLQGRIDEYSSIVENSNSIDLSGNNLTGGIPSEITSLSGLRILNLSNNYISGRILENIGDLQKLEKLDLSRNHLSGSIPPSLASLNSLMRLNLSYNNLEGRIPTDLHKFNDPSIYEGNPSLCGEPLPNKCP, via the coding sequence ATGATTGAGGAGACAAATGCCCATCCTCAAGGCCATCCACCATCTAAATATCTAATTCTTGTAAATGGACCTTCCACTAATAGCATTAGCAGCTCATACAAATTCAACTGCTTGAGCGTCATTCTCTGCAACTTAGAGCAACATCTTTCCAACATGGAAACTACTACAAGTGTTTACTTCATAGCAACTTGTGTGCTATTGTCAATATCTACTTCTTGTCTGCAGGTTGATGGGGGCAAAGACATTGAGAGAGAAGCACTTCTTGCTTTTAAAGAAGGCCTCACTGATCCTTCTGGCAGGCTTTCCTTCTGGGTTGGTGCTGATTGCTGCAACTGGAGAGGTATTGGGTGTGATAACCAAACTGGCCAAGTCAACAAACTCGACCTCAGAAATCCATTTCAATTCATCAATGGAGGTGTGGCTGATCCTGATGCCTATAAAAGATCTTGTTTGGGCGGTAAGATTGACGCTTCTTTGCTTCGCCTGCGGGATTTAAATCATTTGGATTTGAGCTTGAATGACTTCGAAGGTACACAAATTCCCGAGTTTCTTGGCAAGCTAAGAAATCTGAGGTATCTCAATATTTCTTTTGCATCCTTTGGTGGAGAAGTTCCATCTCATCTTGGAAACTTGTCGAGTCTGCAGGAGCTTGATCTCTATGCAGACTCTTATGGCAGCGCAGGCACTTGGGAATTACATGCAGAGAATCTGCAGTGGCTCACAGGTCTTTCATCCTTGAAAGTCCTCAACTTGGGATTTGTGAAACTCAATGATATTGGTGCAGATTGGCTGCAAGCAGTCAATATGCTTCCTTCCTTGGAGGAGTTGAACTTACATTGGTGTGAACTTCAGGGGGGGCTTCCACTCTCACTATCAGTCATCAACTTCACTTCCCTTTCAGTACTTGATTTGTCTGAAAACTCTTTCAACTCTCTAATGCCTCAATGGTTTTTCAATCTGACTAGCCTTACAGAACTTCACCTCAGATGGAACTTCTTTAATGGTCCTATTCCTGCTGACTTTGCAAAGCTGGAGTCTCTAGAGGTCGTTGATTTAGCTGACAATTTGTATCTGGAGGGTCAAATTCCGGGACTATTTGGTCATCTAAGGAAGCTAAAGGTTTTAGATCTATCGGGAAACAATTTTGGTGGTGAGACGGATGAGTTTTTTGGTGGTTTTTCAGGTAGCCTAAACAATAGCTTAGTCTCACTGGACCTGAGTTCAAATTCCCTGGGAGGGATATTACCTGACTCAATAGGTGTGCTTAAGAATTTGCAGCATCTTCTCCTTTCTAGCAACTCTTTTTGGGGTTCCCTTCCGGAATCCATCCGGGGCCTGTCATCTTTGGAAAAATTGGACCTCTCTTTCAATAAGATGGATGGGACTATTCCGGAAAGTTTCGGAGAGCTAGTGGAGTTAGATGAGGCAAACCTCATTGCAAATTCCTGGGAAGGAGTTGTGCAAGAATCACACTTGATGAACCTACGAAGATTAGAGACCTTTCTTCTTACAACAGACTCAAAGAGGCCTCTGGTTTTCAATGTGTCCAGTAAATGGGTTCCTCCTTTCAGGCTTAAATCTATCAAACTTGAAAACTGCCTGGTAGGTCCTGTCTTTCCCATGTGGCTTCAAATCCAAACTGGACTAACCTCTGTTACTCTGAGAAACGTTGGCATATCAGACACAATACCAGCTCAATGGTTCTCAAAATTGTCTCCTCAAATCACCTATTTGGTTCTATCAAACAACCAAATCAAAGGCATGCTTCCACACCAATTGCAATCTCCGAATCTGAACTTCATTGATTTAAGCTCTAATCAGTTTGAGGGTCCTCTTCCACTTTGGTCCACTAATGCAACCCGAATTTCTCTTCAAGAAAATCTATTTTCAGGACCAATCCCACAGAATATTGAAGAGCTAATGCCAAGACTAGAATATCTATGTCTTTCGTCGAACCATCTCAATGGTACAATCCCATCATCCATGTGTAATATGACCAGCTTGCAAGTTCTTTCCCTCCGCAGCAATCACTTTTCCGGAGACCTTCCCAACTGTTGGTACCAACAGCAAATGTTGTGGGGTATTGATTTATCAAAGAACAGTTTAACTGGCAAAATCCCAAGTTCATTTGCATTGCTAGCTTCCCTCAGTGTGCTGATGCTGGCTGACAATAATCTTGAAGGGGAAATCACTCCTTTGCAAAACCGCTCAGGATTGACGAGTATCGATCTGCGAGGGAACAAATTCTCAGGTAGTCTGCCATTGTGGATAGGAGAAAAACAGTCCTTGTTTATGCTACGTCTTCAGTCCAACTTGTTCAGTGGACCTATCCCAGATGAGTTATGTAATCCTCCCAATCTTCACATCATAGACTTTTCTCACAACAAACTGTCCGGAGGCATTCCCAAGTGCACTGGCAACATACATGCCTTGGTCTATGGTAATAACAGTGAGACATTTGAACGGCTAGTAAGGGTCGTATTGCAGGGAAGAATTGATGAGTACAGCAGCATTGTTGAAAATTCTAATAGCATTGACCTTTCAGGCAATAATCTAACGGGAGGGATTCCTAGTGAAATAACAAGCCTTTCAGGATTGCGGATCTTAAATTTATCGAATAATTATATCAGTGGGAGGATTCTTGAGAACATTGGAGACTTACAGAAGCTGGAAAAGCTGGACCTTTCAAGAAACCACCTTTCTGGTTCAATTCCCCCGAGCTTGGCTTCTTTGAATTCCTTAATGCGGTTGAACTTATCTTACAACAACTTGGAAGGAAGAATTCCCACTGACCTTCATAAATTCAACGATCCATCCATTTATGAGGGTAATCCATCACTATGCGGGGAACCTCTTCCAAACAAGTGTCCATGA
- the LOC119981444 gene encoding uncharacterized protein LOC119981444 isoform X1: MNPFPKFKRVISSYVGNGFMEPIRLAFESGANCFAEEIDHSVEARIERLKKDVAEIGEEQRCIREGQREVKKKIETIRSNCAQLRRETQLMCMQSTIFNHKLNIMLQIMHARKRGDVDKAQKLTQFLFDDRFS, encoded by the exons ATGAATCCGTTTCCCAAATTCAAAAGGGTCATCTCTTCGTACGTGGGAAATGGCTTCATGGAACCCATTCGATTGGCTTTTGAGAGCGGAGCAAATTGTTTTGCTGAAGAG attgatCATAGCGTGGAAGCGAGAATAGAAAGGTTGAAGAAGGATGTGGCGGAGATCGGGGAGGAACAAAGATGCATAAGAGAAGGGCaaagggaagtgaaaaagaAGATTGAAACAATCAGAAGTAATTGTGCACAACTTAGGAGAGAAACTCAGCTAATGTGCATGCAAAGCACCATCTTCAACCATAAACTCAATATTATGCTTCAAATCATGCATGCAAGAAAACGTGGTGACGTCGATAAAGCGCAGAAGCTAACTCAGTTCCTCTTCGATGATCGTTTCTCTTAA